In Porites lutea chromosome 7, jaPorLute2.1, whole genome shotgun sequence, a single window of DNA contains:
- the LOC140943652 gene encoding glutathione hydrolase proenzyme-like → MLYSTLLLVTAALTFLKTVRSDISLSPKTWPPNEFDRMEGMTLRRFERPKPLAVSNGKGLVAGTTEPFAVHSGMDALRKGGTAMDACLATALAEITLATGSYVSYAGVTQILYYEKSSTRVFSINGGWNTPLHGDPSQIPKVHTTGNNGASVLVPGFIAGVVDAAQKFAKFPLKTLFEPALFFAENGFKMSAGLANSIKLYYNNITLLRTAQGRSIFTNPETGKPYAYQELFKQPELAEFIKNVSTNGKDYFYNGTWAEEMTTLVKDQKGFIILDDMRRYQTRWERPFNTSYNGRKVFVSGNDWGGVELMEKLYLMELAGIGQTPSSNYLINATEFFWLASISRFSFFVSTYLHSTPNGLSILKENLDLDLSNRYSRETSKAIWHRIGSPEKMKEINCIIKRLLGGEKNVDDFIHGSDAIVAADKEGNICSMIHTINSEMWGTGLFAQGVALPHSAAIFKAFVKQTKSGARLAVGLQPVITFKTENSTQALRPVMALSVVGSSYPVVVSQYVTNLLDKKMNPKEAMESPTFLLPSFSDFFQSVPLEQYSVDDKVLQEVRDMGQGVTEVDYLTAYGPIGLGVALTIDDNGVMYGCTHPLRRGLAEGV, encoded by the exons ATGCTTTATTCCACACTCTTGTTAGTAACGGCTGCGCTAACTTTCCTGAAAACAGTTAGGAGTGATATATCATTGTCACCTAAAACCTGGCCTCCGAATGAGTTCGATAGAATGGAAGGAATGACCTTAAGACGTTTTGAGAGGCCCAAACCATTAGCTGTGAGCAACGGGAAAGGCCTGGTGGCGGGAACAACTGAACCTTTCGCTGTGCATTCAGGAATGGACGCGCTAAGAAAAGGCGGTACTGCAATGGATGCTTGTTTGGCGACAGCTCTTGCAG AGATTACCCTAGCAACAGGTTCCTACGTTTCGTACGCTGGTGTTACTCAAATCCTTTATTACGAGAAATCTTCTACTAGAGTGTTCAGTATAAATGGTGGCTGGAATACTCCTCTTCACGGGGACCCGTCTCAGATCCCTAAGGTCCACACCACTGGAAACAATGGTGCATCAGTCCTCGTTCCTGGATTCATTGCCGGCGTTGTTGATGCTGCCCAGAAGTTTGCAAAGTTCCCTTTGAAAACCTTATTTGAGCCTGCTTTGTTTTTCGCTGAAAATGGTTTCAAAATGTCCGCTGGGTTGGCCAATTCGATTAAACTTTATTATAATAACATAACGCTGCTGAGAACAGCTCAAG GTAGAAGTATCTTTACTAACCCCGAAACTGGAAAACCATATGCCTATCAAGAACTTTTCAAGCAGCCAGAGCTTGCGGAGTTTATAAAGAACGTCTCCACCAATGGGAAAGACTACTTTTACAATGGTACTTGGGCCGAAGAAATGACAACTCTTGTTAAAGATCAGAAAGGTTTTATTATATTGGATGACATGCGCAGATATCAGACCCGGTGGGAGAGGCCATTCAACACATCATATAATGGTCGTAAGGTTTTCGTGTCCGGAAACGACTGGGGTGGAGTTGAATTGATGGAAAAGTTGTACCTGATGGAATTGGCGGGAATTGGTCAAACGCCAAGCTCTAACTACCTTATAAATGCAACTGAATTTTTCTGGCTTGCCTCGATCTCTCGTTTTAGTTTCTTCGTCTCCACCTATTTGCACAGTACTCCAAACGGCCTatcaattttgaaagaaaatctgGACTTAGACTTATCAAATCGCTATTCCAGAGAAACCTCAAAAGCTATTTGGCATAGGATTGGCTCGCCCGAGAAGATGAAAGAGATTAATTGCATAATAAAAAGGCTACTTGGAGGGGAGAAGAACGTGGACGACTTTATTCACGGTTCAGATGCAATTGTTGCGGCAGACAAAGAGGGTAATATTTGCTCTATGATTCACACCATAAACAGTGAAATGTGGGGAACAGGACTGTTTGCTCAGGGAGTTGCCCTTCCCCATTCTGCTGCGATATTCAAGGCATTCGTCAAGCAAACGAAATCTGGGGCGAGGCTTGCTGTTGGCCTTCAGCCTGTTATAACGTTCAAAACCGAGAACTCCACTCAAGCTCTCCGTCCTGTCATGGCTCTCTCAGTTGTTGGCTCCTCGTATCCAGTTGTTGTTTCGCAGTATGTGACGAATCTGTTGGACAAAAAGATGAATCCAAAGGAAGCCATGGAGTCTCCCACTTTTCTACTGCCAagtttttcagattttttccaGTCTGTTCCCTTAGAGCAGTACTCAGTTGACGACAAGGTGCTGCAGGAAGTGCGAGACATGGGTCAAGGCGTTACCGAGGTAGACTACTTGACGGCGTATGGACCGATTGGTTTGGGGGTGGCGCTGACGATCGATGACAACGGAGTGATGTACGGATGTACCCACCCCCTTAGGAGAGGACTTGCAGAGGGAGTGTAA
- the LOC140943661 gene encoding mammalian ependymin-related protein 1-like: protein MLAFLGSLLLVAMVNAQRPEPCETPDEWTGRVMTIDPSKDVAVFGRMSYDAIGERVSIVEEVDYKKGRKFYEFIFLHKEGTMYQIELSINKTGSCVKKDLTEPFHKFAIPKNATSVGLATIGSNAGPGLGVNVALFIGEMDEDRYYVSVTEEGCIPVHEGVESKKFGYMHTSFYDIEEGYDPERFVPPHDCE, encoded by the exons ATGCTAGCCTTTCTGGGTTCGTTGCTTCTTGTGGCTATGGTGAATGCCCAAAGGCCTGAACCATGTG aaactCCCGATGAATGGACAGGGCGCGTGATGACG ATCGATCCCTCAAAAGATGTTGCGGTGTTTGGGCGAATGTCCTATGATGCTATCGGGGAGCGAGTGAGTATCGTCGAGGAAGTTGACTATAAAAAGGGAAGGAAGTTCTATGAGTTCATTTTTCTCCACAAGGAG GGTACTATGTACCAGATCGAACTGAGCATAAACAAGACTGGTAGCTGTGTCAAGAAAGACCTGACTGAGCCATTTCACAAGTTTGCGATTCCGAAAAATGCGACTTCCGTGGGATTGGCAACCATCGGCTCAAATGCAGGACCAGGATTGGGGGTTAACGTTGCTCTGTTTATTGGGGAGATGGACGAAG ATCGTTACTATGTATCTGTCACTGAAGAGGGATGCATTCCTGTTCATGAAGGCGTCGAATCTAAGAAGTTCGGATACATGCACACCAG CTTCTATGACATAGAAGAAGGATATGATCCGGAGAGATTCGTCCCTCCTCATGACTGCGAGTAG